Proteins from a genomic interval of Danio rerio strain Tuebingen ecotype United States chromosome 4, GRCz12tu, whole genome shotgun sequence:
- the zgc:173721 gene encoding zinc finger protein superfamily, with amino-acid sequence MAFIKEESEDVKIEDKFRVKQEDLQEQTDLMVLKEETHQWNEIEEKHQDITTDKKPTLTKKTSSCGRPRKSKSSCNLSCKQSRKSFCQKPNLDVHTRKKPYTCKQCGKSFYNTGNLTVHMRIHTGERPYTCQQCGKSFYSTGNLAVHRRIHTGERLYSCPQCGKSCKQNGNLEAHMRTHTGERSFICTQCRKGFSQKQNLTIHMRIHTGEKPYTCTECGKRFPHKGSLKHHMISHTGQKPFACAHCGKSFTTKASLMNHMNGHTGTTCDHCGKSLTCKDSIKQHMKTHSGERFRCSECGKVLKHKRSLINHMKLHNGEKK; translated from the coding sequence acctgatggtgctgaaagaagagacacaTCAATGGAATGAAATAGAAGAGAAACACCAAGACATAACGACTGATaaaaaacccacactgactaaaaagacttcatcatgcggaagacctcggaaatccaagtCTAGTTGTAATTTGAGCTGTAaacaaagtagaaagagtttctgtcaaaagccaaaccttgatgttcacactagaaagaaaccttacacctgcaaacagtgtggaaaaagcttctataatacaggaaacttaacagtgcacatgagaattcacactggagagaggccgtacacatgccaacagtgtggaaaaagcttctattcTACAGGAAACTTGGCGGTGCACAgaagaattcacactggggagaggctctactcttgccctcagtgtggaaagagttgtaAGCAAAATGGCAACCTTGAAgcccacatgagaactcacactggagagagaagctttatttgcacacagtgtaggaaaggtttttctcaaaaacaaaaccttaccatccacatgaggattcacactggagagaaaccttacacatgcacagagtgtggtaaaaggtTCCCACATAAAGgctcactcaaacaccacatgataagtcacaccggacagaagccgtttgcatgtgctcattgtggaaagagcttcacaaccaaagctagcctcatgaaccacatgaatggtcacactggaaccacatgtgatcattgtggaaagagtctcacatgcaaagactccattaagcaacacatgaagactcactcaGGAGAGCGTTTtcgatgcagtgagtgtggaaaggtcttaaaacataaaagaagcctcatcaatcacatgaagcttcacaatggagaaaaaaaatga